One Helicobacter cetorum MIT 00-7128 DNA window includes the following coding sequences:
- the yajC gene encoding preprotein translocase subunit YajC, whose amino-acid sequence MGQAKEILTSILPLVALFFIFYFLIIRPQRQQQKKHKEMVEGLSKGDKIVSQGGLICEVVKAEANFFSVKLNDETIVKLSKHHVAYKLDEESANNN is encoded by the coding sequence ATGGGACAAGCCAAAGAAATTTTGACTTCTATTTTGCCATTGGTGGCACTATTTTTTATCTTTTATTTTTTGATTATTCGCCCCCAACGCCAACAACAAAAAAAACATAAAGAAATGGTTGAGGGCTTAAGTAAGGGAGATAAGATTGTCTCTCAAGGCGGATTAATTTGTGAGGTAGTCAAGGCTGAGGCAAACTTTTTTAGCGTGAAGTTAAACGATGAAACGATTGTTAAACTTTCTAAGCATCATGTGGCATATAAATTAGACGAAGAGTCCGCTAATAACAACTAA
- the nhaA gene encoding sodium/proton antiporter NhaA, whose protein sequence is MNKNKPENRLSGILKNFIKSESFGGVFLFLNAVMAMIVANSFLKEYYFALWHTPFGFQVGDFFIGFSLHHWIDDVLMALFFLMIGLEIKRELLFGELSDFKKASFPVIAAIGGMVVPGLIYFSLNANTPSHHGFGIPMATDIAFALGVIMLLGKRVPVALKVFLITLAVADDLGAIVVIAVFYTTNLKLAWLFGALGVILALMLLNRLNVRALTPYLLLGVLLWFFVHSSGIHATIAAVILAFMIPVKNPNKSIEQKHSVEELSLAIGNFEKLHQDKHTNPLLDKEQMDLLHILKEKASKLQSPLERLEHFLSPLSGYFIMPLFAFANAGVSISSDTNLGVDKVFLGVVLGLCLGKPLGIFLITFIGEKLKITARPKGISWWHILGAGLLAGIGFTMSMFISNLAFTSEHKDAMEVAKIAILFGSLISGALGALYLSILGRKQA, encoded by the coding sequence ATGAATAAAAATAAACCAGAAAACAGATTAAGCGGTATTTTAAAAAACTTCATTAAAAGCGAGTCGTTTGGAGGGGTTTTTCTCTTTTTAAACGCTGTAATGGCTATGATAGTAGCTAATTCATTTTTGAAAGAATATTATTTTGCTTTATGGCATACGCCTTTTGGATTTCAAGTGGGCGATTTTTTTATTGGTTTTAGCTTGCATCATTGGATTGATGATGTGCTTATGGCACTCTTTTTTTTAATGATTGGTTTAGAAATCAAACGAGAGCTTTTATTTGGGGAGTTATCAGATTTTAAAAAGGCCTCTTTTCCTGTCATTGCAGCTATTGGTGGCATGGTAGTTCCGGGATTAATTTATTTTTCCCTTAATGCTAATACGCCCTCTCATCATGGCTTTGGAATCCCTATGGCAACAGATATTGCGTTTGCTTTAGGAGTGATTATGCTCTTAGGCAAGAGAGTGCCAGTGGCTTTAAAGGTTTTCTTAATTACTTTAGCCGTAGCTGATGACTTAGGGGCGATTGTAGTGATTGCGGTATTTTATACAACCAATTTAAAACTTGCATGGCTTTTTGGGGCCTTAGGGGTTATTCTAGCCTTAATGCTACTAAATCGCTTGAATGTGCGTGCTCTTACGCCTTACTTGCTTTTAGGGGTTTTATTGTGGTTTTTTGTGCATTCAAGCGGAATCCATGCTACGATTGCAGCTGTTATTTTAGCTTTCATGATTCCTGTAAAAAACCCCAACAAATCTATAGAGCAAAAGCATAGTGTTGAAGAGCTTTCATTGGCAATTGGCAATTTTGAGAAATTACATCAAGACAAGCACACTAACCCTCTTTTGGATAAGGAGCAAATGGATTTATTGCATATTCTTAAGGAAAAAGCCTCAAAATTGCAAAGCCCATTAGAGAGATTGGAGCATTTTTTAAGCCCTTTGAGTGGTTATTTTATTATGCCTTTATTTGCGTTTGCTAATGCTGGGGTAAGCATTAGTTCTGATACAAATTTAGGAGTGGATAAAGTTTTTTTAGGTGTGGTTTTAGGACTTTGTTTGGGTAAGCCTTTAGGAATTTTTCTTATCACTTTTATAGGCGAAAAACTAAAAATTACTGCACGCCCTAAAGGCATAAGTTGGTGGCATATTTTAGGAGCGGGGCTTTTAGCTGGAATTGGCTTTACAATGTCTATGTTTATCTCTAATTTGGCTTTTACAAGTGAGCATAAAGACGCTATGGAAGTGGCAAAAATTGCCATTTTATTTGGCTCGTTGATTTCAGGGGCTTTAGGAGCGTTATATTTATCTATTTTGGGTAGGAAACAAGCATAG
- a CDS encoding RecB-like helicase has product MDTNRQCMALKASAGSGKTFALSVRFLALLFKGANPSEILALTFTKKAAAEMKNRVLNALKDLQNYNKEDKTTTAILETLQSHYALEPTFVLERAKNIYQLFLNADIKVSTIDAFFQSILRKFCWYANLSANFDVNENAKAYQALLDERFLGALNEVQFKELGAFVGRCLSHESYQSQQILELIRSLENRAHLFESFSQAKPSFDEKSLLNKLRNLKDKILAIEEASDSAKKAIKCESLQEFLNSTLTWLQQKGEYRFFKKFRDKVPTLDTECEAIEEELRHYYEVREREFFEIFPKVIKWYKQALRGFQELDFLAIKQKVHALLSLKDENTLSMPAEFFYFRLDSKISHILIDEFQDTSLSDYEILSPFIEEIKSGLGQSKWQRSVFFVGDVKQSIYGFRGSFSSLFEEVSKDFYQDNLEFNYRSSPLVIAYVNQIFEKAYKKFSTTYIPQKCPKETTEPKGYVKVSLVADEKEMLLEQVLCEAKNLLEHNIAPKDITILCATNDNALEIKQYLQEHLSEIHPSTESSASLSQFVESKIIKNALEYALAKEPYKPFYKHSVLKLAGYLHNDVIALPSFEPKKESVASFVWRVMNQFELYEEPAQSCLELAITCQDADEFLEKLEAKEIASLKAQGAQIMTIHKSKGMEFPYVILCERLGRATSHQDKLLEEYDRTELKRLYYRMKNREIVDEAYQKAIEAEKFRKSCEEMNVYYVAFTRARLGLIVVAKNEKDMCKKLGLVSLEEGKIELVDSSEIVPQKESAFINLHAYGKQVQEIEEEQDENYEKNDNQEAINFGIALHKGLEHQYAYNIPQTSVLEYLNYHYGFYALDMNLLKNRLNLFENNLEFQKILKDCKLRGEVVFLNNGVIQRIDALLWDKKQDFFVLDYKSSKNHQQGHIQQVHGYAKFIQSQIPICSVKAGIVYANKELLEILWV; this is encoded by the coding sequence ATGGATACAAACAGACAATGCATGGCTTTAAAGGCCTCAGCAGGAAGTGGAAAAACTTTTGCTTTAAGCGTGCGGTTTTTGGCGTTACTTTTTAAAGGGGCTAATCCTAGTGAGATTTTAGCGCTTACTTTCACTAAGAAAGCAGCTGCTGAGATGAAAAATCGTGTGTTAAACGCCCTAAAAGATTTGCAAAATTACAACAAAGAAGACAAGACTACAACAGCGATTTTAGAGACCTTGCAGTCTCATTATGCCCTAGAGCCTACTTTTGTCTTAGAGCGTGCCAAGAATATATATCAGCTGTTTTTGAATGCAGATATTAAGGTTAGCACCATTGATGCGTTTTTCCAAAGCATTTTAAGAAAGTTTTGCTGGTATGCTAATTTGAGCGCTAATTTTGATGTGAATGAAAACGCTAAAGCATATCAAGCATTATTAGATGAGCGGTTTTTAGGGGCTTTAAATGAAGTGCAATTCAAAGAACTTGGTGCTTTTGTGGGGCGTTGTTTAAGCCATGAGAGTTATCAAAGCCAACAGATTTTAGAGCTTATTCGTTCTTTGGAAAATAGAGCGCATTTATTTGAATCTTTTTCTCAAGCTAAACCTAGCTTTGATGAAAAGAGCTTGCTTAATAAATTAAGAAATCTAAAAGATAAAATTCTAGCTATAGAGGAGGCCTCAGATAGCGCTAAAAAGGCTATTAAATGCGAGAGTTTGCAAGAATTTTTAAACAGCACCTTAACTTGGCTACAACAAAAGGGTGAATATAGGTTTTTTAAAAAATTTAGGGATAAAGTTCCTACTTTAGATACAGAATGTGAGGCTATTGAAGAGGAGTTAAGGCATTATTATGAAGTGAGAGAGCGGGAGTTTTTTGAAATTTTCCCAAAGGTTATTAAGTGGTATAAACAAGCTTTAAGGGGGTTTCAAGAGCTAGACTTTTTGGCAATTAAGCAAAAGGTGCATGCACTATTGAGCTTAAAAGATGAAAATACTTTAAGCATGCCAGCAGAGTTCTTTTATTTTAGATTAGATAGTAAAATTTCTCATATATTAATTGATGAATTTCAAGATACAAGTTTGAGTGATTATGAGATTTTATCTCCCTTTATTGAAGAGATTAAATCCGGATTAGGGCAGTCCAAATGGCAAAGAAGTGTGTTTTTTGTAGGCGATGTAAAGCAAAGTATTTATGGTTTTAGGGGGAGCTTTAGTTCGCTATTTGAAGAAGTTTCTAAAGATTTTTATCAAGATAATTTAGAGTTTAATTATCGTAGCTCACCCCTAGTTATCGCCTATGTGAATCAAATCTTTGAAAAAGCCTATAAAAAGTTTTCTACTACTTATATTCCACAAAAATGTCCCAAAGAGACAACAGAACCCAAAGGTTATGTGAAAGTGTCTTTAGTGGCTGATGAAAAAGAAATGCTTTTAGAGCAAGTTTTATGCGAGGCAAAAAACCTTTTGGAGCATAATATCGCCCCTAAAGACATTACGATTTTATGCGCCACAAATGACAATGCTTTAGAGATTAAACAATATTTACAAGAGCATTTAAGCGAAATCCACCCAAGCACCGAATCTAGTGCAAGCTTGTCTCAATTTGTAGAATCTAAGATTATTAAGAATGCTTTAGAATATGCACTAGCCAAAGAGCCTTATAAGCCTTTCTATAAACATAGTGTTTTAAAGCTTGCCGGATACTTGCATAATGATGTGATAGCTTTGCCTAGCTTTGAGCCAAAAAAAGAGAGCGTAGCAAGCTTTGTGTGGCGTGTGATGAATCAATTTGAGCTTTATGAAGAGCCGGCACAGAGTTGTTTAGAGCTTGCCATTACTTGTCAAGATGCTGATGAATTTTTAGAAAAACTAGAGGCTAAAGAGATTGCCTCATTGAAAGCGCAAGGCGCACAGATTATGACCATTCATAAGTCTAAGGGCATGGAATTTCCTTATGTGATTTTATGCGAGCGTTTGGGTAGGGCTACATCACATCAAGATAAATTGCTTGAAGAATATGATAGAACAGAGCTTAAGCGCCTTTATTATAGAATGAAAAATCGTGAAATAGTTGATGAGGCATATCAAAAGGCTATAGAGGCAGAGAAATTTCGCAAGAGTTGTGAAGAAATGAATGTTTATTATGTGGCATTCACTAGAGCAAGGCTTGGGCTTATTGTTGTAGCTAAAAATGAAAAAGACATGTGTAAAAAGCTAGGGCTTGTGTCTTTAGAGGAGGGTAAGATTGAATTGGTGGATTCTTCTGAAATAGTGCCTCAAAAAGAAAGCGCATTTATTAATCTTCATGCTTATGGCAAACAAGTTCAAGAGATAGAAGAAGAACAAGATGAGAACTATGAAAAGAACGATAATCAAGAGGCGATTAATTTTGGAATTGCCTTGCATAAGGGCTTGGAACATCAGTATGCGTATAATATCCCTCAAACAAGTGTGCTAGAATATTTGAATTATCATTATGGTTTTTATGCTTTAGATATGAATTTGCTAAAAAATCGTTTGAATCTTTTTGAAAATAATTTGGAGTTTCAAAAGATTCTTAAAGATTGCAAGCTTAGAGGGGAAGTGGTTTTTCTAAATAATGGGGTTATTCAAAGAATTGATGCCTTATTATGGGATAAAAAACAAGATTTTTTTGTATTAGATTATAAAAGCTCTAAGAATCATCAGCAAGGTCATATCCAACAAGTGCATGGCTATGCTAAATTTATCCAATCTCAAATTCCAATTTGTAGTGTGAAAGCTGGTATTGTCTATGCCAATAAGGAATTGCTTGAGATATTATGGGTTTAG
- the rpsB gene encoding 30S ribosomal protein S2, protein MVTMKDLLECGVHFGHQTRRWNPKTKKFIFGVRKNIHIIDLQKTLRYFRYTYNIVRDATAQGKSIMFVGTKKQANETLKEFAESIQVPYVNYRWLGGMLTNFSTIRKSVRKLEIIEEMENSGQIDLLTKKEKLMILRKKEKLDKYLGGVRHMKKIPDMIFIIDVAKEKIAVAEARKLHIPIVAPLDTNCDPDLVDYPIPGNDDAIRSIRLFCKEMSEAILEGRELMQEEIAHSDENNQEVEFVSNEEKEEVIAEIKEELAQIKESE, encoded by the coding sequence ATGGTAACCATGAAAGATTTATTAGAATGCGGTGTGCATTTTGGACACCAAACAAGGCGTTGGAATCCTAAGACTAAAAAATTTATTTTTGGTGTTAGAAAGAATATCCATATTATTGATTTGCAAAAAACTTTGCGCTACTTTAGATACACTTATAACATCGTGCGTGATGCTACTGCACAAGGTAAGAGTATTATGTTTGTAGGAACAAAAAAACAAGCGAATGAGACTTTAAAAGAATTTGCTGAAAGCATTCAAGTTCCTTATGTAAACTATCGCTGGCTTGGTGGAATGCTCACAAACTTCAGCACCATTAGAAAATCCGTAAGAAAATTAGAAATCATTGAAGAAATGGAAAATAGCGGTCAAATTGACTTATTGACCAAAAAAGAAAAGCTAATGATTCTAAGAAAAAAAGAAAAATTAGACAAATATCTTGGTGGTGTGCGCCATATGAAAAAAATCCCTGATATGATTTTCATCATTGATGTGGCTAAAGAAAAAATTGCTGTAGCAGAGGCTAGAAAACTTCATATCCCTATTGTTGCGCCATTAGATACTAACTGCGACCCTGATTTAGTAGATTACCCAATTCCGGGAAATGATGATGCGATTCGCTCTATTAGATTATTCTGCAAAGAAATGAGTGAGGCAATTTTAGAGGGAAGAGAGCTTATGCAAGAAGAAATCGCTCATTCTGATGAAAACAATCAAGAAGTAGAGTTTGTAAGTAACGAAGAAAAAGAAGAAGTGATTGCAGAAATCAAAGAAGAGCTTGCTCAAATTAAGGAGAGTGAATAA
- the tsf gene encoding translation elongation factor Ts, with amino-acid sequence MAEISAQLVKQLRDLTDAGMMDCKKALVEVGGDLQKAIDFLREKGLSKAAKKADRVAAEGVVALEVASDFKSAVMVEINSETDFVAKNEGFKELVKKTLETIKTHNTHTTEELLKSSLDNKPFEEYLHSQIAVIGENILVRKIANFKAPSSHIINGYAHSNARVGVLITMKYNDEKNAKKVAELARNIAMHAAAMKPQVLDCKDFSLDFVKKETLALIAEIEKDNEEAKRLGKPLKNIPTFGSSIELSDEVLANQKKAFENELKEQGKPEQIWDKIVPGKMERFIADNTLIDQRLTLLGQFYVMDDKKTIAQVVADYSKELNDSLEITEYVRFELGEGIEKKVENFAEEVALQMK; translated from the coding sequence ATGGCAGAAATTAGCGCACAATTAGTCAAGCAACTAAGAGATTTAACTGATGCGGGCATGATGGATTGTAAGAAAGCCCTTGTAGAAGTAGGTGGAGACCTACAAAAAGCGATTGATTTCTTGCGTGAAAAAGGCTTAAGCAAAGCCGCTAAAAAAGCTGATAGAGTCGCTGCTGAGGGCGTGGTTGCTTTAGAAGTGGCGAGCGATTTTAAAAGTGCGGTTATGGTAGAAATCAATAGTGAAACAGATTTTGTAGCTAAAAATGAGGGCTTTAAAGAATTAGTTAAAAAGACTTTAGAAACTATCAAAACCCATAACACCCACACCACAGAAGAGCTACTAAAAAGCTCGTTAGACAACAAGCCTTTTGAGGAGTATTTGCATTCTCAAATCGCAGTTATTGGCGAAAACATCTTAGTGAGAAAAATCGCTAATTTTAAAGCCCCTAGCTCTCATATCATCAATGGTTATGCGCATTCTAACGCTAGAGTGGGCGTGTTAATCACCATGAAATACAATGATGAGAAAAACGCTAAAAAAGTTGCTGAACTAGCAAGAAATATCGCTATGCATGCAGCAGCGATGAAACCCCAAGTATTAGATTGCAAAGACTTTAGCCTTGACTTTGTCAAAAAAGAAACTCTAGCTTTGATTGCTGAAATTGAAAAAGACAATGAAGAAGCTAAACGCTTAGGCAAACCTTTAAAAAACATTCCTACTTTTGGCAGTAGCATTGAATTAAGCGATGAAGTTCTAGCTAATCAAAAGAAAGCCTTTGAAAACGAATTAAAAGAGCAAGGCAAGCCTGAGCAAATCTGGGATAAAATCGTTCCAGGGAAAATGGAAAGATTTATCGCTGATAACACACTCATTGACCAACGCCTAACCCTTTTAGGACAATTCTATGTTATGGATGATAAAAAGACTATCGCTCAGGTGGTCGCTGACTATTCAAAAGAATTAAACGATTCTTTAGAAATCACTGAATATGTGCGTTTTGAGCTAGGCGAAGGCATTGAGAAAAAAGTAGAAAATTTCGCTGAAGAAGTTGCCTTACAAATGAAATAA
- a CDS encoding toll/interleukin-1 receptor domain-containing protein, which translates to MKKAFVVDLSKESQRILATYYTDHSTSNQANEVARKIYELIKKAKHSNNDIALNHNEIKKAFFNPFMPQLKNAQVFLSHSHRDEKQVLKVKNYLESNTNCKVFVDSLFWDYKDEILNEIAEYDDDISEIEDAFTLILRESLEIMIQKCPYFVFLQSKNSISYQGLSSITYSAWIYEELKIVNAFLQKPRITAMRVSHNITELLKGFETISLDNLCELIIKK; encoded by the coding sequence ATGAAAAAAGCCTTTGTGGTTGACTTAAGCAAAGAAAGTCAAAGAATTTTAGCCACATACTATACAGACCATAGCACAAGCAATCAAGCTAATGAAGTAGCTAGAAAAATTTATGAACTGATTAAAAAAGCCAAGCATTCTAACAATGATATAGCTTTAAATCACAATGAAATTAAAAAAGCCTTTTTTAACCCCTTTATGCCACAGCTAAAAAATGCCCAAGTGTTTCTCTCACATTCACATAGAGATGAAAAACAAGTCTTAAAGGTCAAAAATTATTTAGAAAGCAATACAAATTGCAAAGTGTTTGTGGATTCACTCTTTTGGGATTATAAAGATGAAATTCTAAACGAAATAGCGGAATACGATGATGATATCAGCGAGATTGAAGATGCTTTCACGCTCATTCTTAGAGAATCTTTAGAAATAATGATTCAAAAATGCCCTTATTTTGTGTTTCTACAAAGCAAGAACAGCATTTCCTATCAAGGACTATCAAGTATTACTTATTCAGCATGGATTTATGAAGAGCTAAAAATTGTTAATGCCTTTCTACAAAAACCACGCATTACAGCCATGCGTGTTTCTCACAACATCACAGAATTATTAAAAGGATTTGAAACCATCTCTCTTGATAATTTATGTGAATTGATTATAAAAAAATGA
- a CDS encoding class I SAM-dependent methyltransferase produces MDTHQGQAIYNPWVLKIYDLWVLGISNRFFWRCETKRIENLFLQNVSSNHADVGVGTGYYLKKCPLEKIALLDLNPNSLEMTQNRLLPLKAKAYQVDVLKPIKLDCEPFDSMSVNYLLHCLPGNLEQKGKCFEYLRPLLNKGACVFGSTILNFNHNKLGSKLMKIYNQKGIFSNLHDNKESLKRVLEHYFKEVKIEIVGCVALFKAKV; encoded by the coding sequence TTGGATACTCATCAAGGGCAGGCTATTTATAATCCATGGGTATTAAAAATCTATGATTTATGGGTTTTAGGCATATCTAACCGCTTTTTTTGGCGTTGTGAAACTAAAAGGATAGAAAATTTGTTTTTGCAAAATGTCAGTTCTAATCACGCTGATGTCGGCGTAGGGACAGGCTATTATCTCAAAAAATGCCCTTTAGAAAAAATTGCATTACTAGACTTAAACCCTAATAGTCTAGAAATGACACAAAATCGCCTTTTACCCCTAAAAGCTAAGGCTTATCAAGTAGATGTTTTAAAGCCCATTAAGCTAGATTGTGAGCCTTTTGATTCAATGAGCGTGAATTATTTATTACATTGCTTACCCGGGAATTTGGAGCAAAAAGGCAAGTGCTTTGAATATCTACGACCCTTATTGAATAAGGGGGCATGCGTATTTGGTAGCACGATTTTAAATTTTAATCATAACAAACTAGGCTCAAAGCTTATGAAAATTTACAACCAAAAAGGCATCTTCTCTAATCTCCACGATAACAAAGAAAGCTTAAAGCGTGTTTTAGAACACTATTTTAAAGAAGTAAAAATAGAAATAGTGGGATGCGTAGCGTTGTTTAAGGCTAAAGTTTAG
- a CDS encoding DNA adenine methylase codes for MNYIGSKYKLIAFIKENIHAVVGNNLSNAIFCDLFAGTGIVGRAFKRAVRKVISNDLEYYSFVLNQNYIYNTKEIPNKEELINMLNSVTLKKGFIYSHYSLGGSKRQYFSEINAQKIDAMRLKIEELKLSQSIDSNTYYFLLASLLESADKVANTASVYGAFLKQLKRSASKELILESAHFDLSQNSNEVYQQDSNDLIEKISGDILYLDPPYNARQYGANYHLLNTIATYKPFIPKGKTGLPNYQKSSYCSRAKILNAFENLIKKARFKHIFLSYNNEGLMSETEIRNILEKYGTYSLATKTYTRFKADSKRAQKATHTKECLHILVK; via the coding sequence ATGAACTACATCGGCTCTAAATACAAGCTCATTGCTTTTATCAAAGAAAATATTCACGCTGTTGTGGGCAACAATCTCTCTAACGCTATTTTTTGTGATTTATTCGCTGGCACAGGCATTGTGGGTCGTGCGTTTAAACGAGCTGTTAGAAAAGTGATTTCTAATGATTTGGAGTATTATAGCTTTGTGCTGAATCAAAATTATATTTATAACACTAAAGAAATTCCTAATAAAGAAGAGCTCATTAACATGCTTAATAGCGTTACTTTAAAAAAAGGCTTTATCTATTCGCATTATTCTTTAGGGGGGAGCAAAAGGCAATATTTTAGCGAAATAAACGCTCAAAAAATTGATGCGATGCGTTTAAAAATTGAAGAACTCAAACTTTCTCAAAGCATTGATAGCAACACCTATTACTTTTTGCTCGCTTCATTATTAGAGAGTGCGGATAAGGTGGCTAACACCGCTTCGGTTTATGGAGCTTTTTTAAAGCAACTCAAAAGAAGCGCATCAAAAGAACTGATATTAGAAAGCGCTCATTTTGATTTGAGTCAAAATTCAAACGAAGTGTATCAGCAAGATTCTAATGATTTGATTGAAAAGATTTCGGGGGATATTTTGTATTTAGACCCCCCTTATAATGCGAGACAATACGGAGCGAATTACCATTTATTAAACACGATTGCCACTTACAAGCCTTTCATTCCAAAGGGAAAAACCGGCTTGCCTAACTATCAAAAATCATCTTATTGCTCTCGTGCTAAAATTTTAAACGCTTTTGAAAATTTGATAAAAAAAGCCCGATTCAAACACATCTTTTTAAGCTACAACAACGAAGGGCTTATGAGTGAAACAGAGATTAGAAATATCTTAGAGAAATACGGCACTTACTCATTAGCCACAAAAACTTACACACGCTTTAAAGCTGACAGCAAACGCGCGCAAAAAGCCACGCACACCAAGGAATGTTTGCATATCCTTGTTAAGTGA
- the rplQ gene encoding 50S ribosomal protein L17 translates to MRHRHGYRKLGRTSSHRKALLKNLAIALIEHNKIETGIYKAKELRSYIEKLTTVARNGDFNAHRHVFAYLQNKEATHKLVTEIAPKYAERNGGYTRIQRTTFRRGDASTLATIEFV, encoded by the coding sequence ATGAGACATAGGCATGGATACCGCAAGCTTGGCAGAACAAGCTCACACAGAAAAGCATTGTTAAAAAATTTAGCGATTGCTTTGATTGAACACAATAAAATTGAAACCGGAATTTACAAGGCGAAAGAATTACGCAGTTATATTGAGAAACTAACTACAGTGGCTCGCAATGGTGATTTTAACGCACACCGTCATGTTTTTGCGTATTTGCAAAATAAGGAAGCTACTCACAAGCTTGTAACTGAAATCGCACCTAAATATGCAGAAAGAAATGGTGGTTATACAAGAATCCAACGCACCACCTTTAGAAGAGGGGATGCTTCTACGCTCGCTACGATTGAATTCGTGTAA
- a CDS encoding DNA-directed RNA polymerase subunit alpha gives MKFIKTAPLIPSEIKVLEKEGNRVKISLAPFEFGYAVTLAHPIRRLLLLSSVGYAPVGLKIEGVHHEFDSLRGVTEDVSLFIMNLKNIRFVAKALDNQEMTQESQSVVVDYSFKGPRELKAKDLASEHVEIVNPEMPLATINEDAQLNFSLIIYKGMGYVPSENVRHLVPEDYMPLDCSFTPIKNVVYDIENVLVEGDPNYEKIIFNIETDGQVDPYDAFLAAVKVMGKQLGVFGETPIANTEHSSDYSHKDDSKDLLAKIETMNLSARCFNCLDKIGIKYVGELVLMSEDELKGVKNMGKKSYDEIAEKLSDLGYPIGTELSAEQKENLKKRLERLEDKGGND, from the coding sequence ATGAAATTTATCAAAACAGCGCCCTTGATTCCCTCAGAAATCAAGGTGCTAGAGAAAGAGGGTAATCGTGTCAAGATTTCTCTAGCTCCGTTTGAGTTTGGTTATGCCGTTACACTTGCTCACCCTATTAGAAGATTATTGCTTTTAAGCTCTGTGGGATATGCACCCGTAGGGCTGAAAATTGAGGGTGTTCACCATGAATTTGATTCTTTAAGGGGAGTTACTGAAGATGTGTCTCTCTTTATTATGAATTTAAAGAATATTCGTTTCGTGGCTAAGGCTTTAGACAACCAAGAAATGACTCAAGAATCTCAGTCTGTTGTAGTGGATTATTCTTTTAAAGGGCCTAGAGAGCTTAAGGCTAAAGACTTAGCCTCTGAGCATGTAGAAATTGTAAATCCAGAGATGCCTTTAGCAACTATCAATGAAGATGCGCAACTAAATTTTTCTCTTATTATTTATAAGGGTATGGGCTATGTGCCTAGTGAAAATGTGCGCCATTTAGTGCCAGAGGATTACATGCCTTTAGATTGCTCTTTTACACCAATTAAGAATGTGGTTTATGATATTGAAAATGTTTTGGTTGAGGGCGACCCTAACTATGAAAAAATTATTTTCAATATTGAAACAGATGGACAAGTTGACCCTTATGATGCGTTTTTAGCAGCAGTAAAGGTTATGGGTAAGCAATTGGGTGTTTTTGGCGAGACCCCTATTGCAAATACTGAGCATTCAAGCGATTATTCTCATAAAGATGATTCTAAGGACTTGCTCGCTAAGATTGAAACTATGAACTTAAGCGCTAGATGTTTTAATTGCTTGGATAAAATTGGCATTAAGTATGTGGGTGAACTCGTTTTAATGAGTGAAGACGAGCTTAAGGGCGTAAAAAATATGGGCAAGAAGTCCTATGATGAAATCGCAGAAAAGCTTAGTGATTTAGGCTATCCTATAGGCACAGAGTTGAGTGCTGAACAGAAAGAAAATTTGAAAAAAAGATTAGAAAGACTAGAAGACAAGGGAGGTAATGACTAA